In Glandiceps talaboti chromosome 4, keGlaTala1.1, whole genome shotgun sequence, a single window of DNA contains:
- the LOC144434384 gene encoding monocarboxylate transporter 12-like encodes MESQNEESKNQYSHNDSVVSPSGPPDSVLVDTLTDASNVSVPSLALGEIVSHDSIGMSIGRDSPATAGICCLDNDNTDVEEKSNVSVCKGDNTVCELQTGKNCDTCNTVYDHFQEIQTGNSSLQMTESSRSLDVTMTVCNNNQHEDLKGNSRLCEYLRNSDVSLFWRNPPFTMTCIASFSHAFGITALLVNAILGISAQLNIPDIRGAILISIVGISSLVARLTHGWIADLQCISYGKFFGISILICGVATLLMPITTNFEQMAGFCVVVGLTSGTYNPLTAVVIREHVGLNKLNSGIGLGLIPFIGLGNLLGAFCTGERIEMY; translated from the coding sequence ATGGAGTCACAAAATGAAGAAAGCAAGAACCAGTATAGTCACAATGATAGTGTCGTTTCGCCCAGTGGACCGCCTGATAGTGTTTTAGTGGATACTTTGACAGATGCTTCAAATGTTTCTGTACCAAGCTTAGCTCTTGGAGAAATTGTGAGTCATGATTCAATAGGAATGAGCATTGGCAGAGATTCACCAGCAACTGCAGGTATATGTTGCCTTGACAATGACAACACGGACGTAGAAGAAAAAAGTAATGTTTCTGTATGTAAAGGAGACAACACTGTCTGTGAATTACAAACTGGTAAGAattgtgatacatgtaatactgtGTATGATCACTTCCAAGAAATCCAAACTGGCAACTCTTCACTTCAAATGACTGAATCAAGCAGGAGCTTAGATGTAACAATGACTGTTTGCAACAACAATCAGCATGAAGATCTTAAGGGTAACTCACGATTGTGTGAATATTTAAGGAACTCCGATGTGTCCCTGTTTTGGAGAAATCCCCCCTTCACAATGACTTGCATAGCTAGTTTTTCCCATGCATTTGGAATCACAGCTCTGTTAGTCAATGCCATACTAGGCATATCCGCTCAGTTGAATATACCAGATATCCGAGGTGCTATTCTGATATCCATTGTGGGAATATCAAGTCTTGTAGCCCGATTGACTCACGGTTGGATAGCAGATCTACAGTGTATCAGTTATGGGAAATTCTTTGGTATTTCGATATTAATATGTGGTGTTGCCACACTGCTTATGCCAATAACAACGAACTTTGAACAGATGGCAggtttttgtgttgttgttggtcTGACTAGTGGTACATACAATCCATTAACAGCGGTTGTTATCCGGGAGCACGTTGGTCTAAACAAGTTGAACAGTGGTATTGGCCTTGGTTTAATACCCTTTATTGGACTTGGAAATCTTTTAGGTGCCTTTTGTACAGGTGAGAGAATTGAAATGTACTAG